The following proteins are co-located in the Penaeus monodon isolate SGIC_2016 chromosome 35, NSTDA_Pmon_1, whole genome shotgun sequence genome:
- the LOC119595317 gene encoding exocyst complex component 8-like, with translation MADLLIKKLTAEDFNAERYVQDLSQSSVGGLELQQQRQKIQHLAEDTNAQLKKNVYMNYMQFIDTAKEISCKEFDLWI, from the exons ATGGCAGACTTACTCATCAAGAAACTGACAGCTGAGGATTTTAACGCCGAAAGAT ATGTGCAGGACCTCAGCCAGAGCAGTGTTGGGGGGCTGGAGTTACAGCAGCAGAGGCAGAAGATCCAGCACCTGGCCGAGGACACCAACGCCCAACTcaagaaaaatgtgtatatgaacTATATGCAGTTTATTGACACAGCTAAGGAAATATCATGTAAGGAGTTTGATTTgtggatctga